A section of the Polynucleobacter sp. AP-Sving-400A-A2 genome encodes:
- a CDS encoding glycosyltransferase family 39 protein, which translates to MQFGQIRQSSALNPATILVLVLIYALLWFGTLNYRHLIPSDEGRYAEIAREMLVTGDWVTPRYNGYKYFEKPPLQIWATATAFSLFGIGDWQARLWTALTGFLTIVFIGFTGARIYSPRAGCLAAIALASSPMWVIGGHINSLDMGLSAFLVAALCSLLLAQTSRNSSDTRGWMWACWAFMALATLSKGVIGLAIPGMVFAVYSITAWDWKIWKRLHIISGTILFLAITAPWFVLVAQRNPEFLEFFFIHEHLQRFTQTAHSRTGPIYYFIPLLLIGFLPWIAQTPEALAQAWRERNREFSSGWLLTCWFAVIMGFFSVSQSKLPGYIIPVFPALALLVGHRLDRNLGLSNSLALPWKLQALFFAILGGIGFFFLGEVDKQARPDEIESYAQYLYWIIAALIALITFSLLTLLQSKRNGLSSITSFACGFFLCAIIAGTGHETLGRAVSGIDLVEKVKLGIPEKVNFYSVRILDHTVPFYLGRTMTMVEFLDELKFGAQQEPELWLPTLDAFIERWKEDQTAYALMVPEQYIELQKLNVPMQEVGRDSRRVIVKHPDSQSSSAQ; encoded by the coding sequence ATGCAGTTTGGCCAAATTCGGCAGTCAAGCGCCCTCAACCCAGCAACTATTTTGGTTCTGGTCTTGATCTATGCCTTGCTTTGGTTTGGCACCTTAAATTACCGTCACCTCATTCCATCAGATGAGGGACGTTATGCCGAGATTGCCCGTGAAATGCTCGTCACCGGAGATTGGGTAACCCCACGCTACAACGGTTATAAGTATTTTGAAAAACCCCCTTTACAAATTTGGGCTACCGCTACGGCCTTTAGTCTTTTTGGCATTGGTGATTGGCAAGCGCGCTTATGGACTGCGCTTACTGGATTTCTAACAATCGTATTTATTGGATTCACTGGTGCACGCATCTACAGCCCGCGAGCAGGCTGCTTAGCTGCCATCGCTTTAGCCTCGAGCCCAATGTGGGTGATTGGTGGACACATCAACTCACTCGACATGGGATTGTCGGCATTTTTGGTTGCAGCACTATGTAGTCTTTTGTTGGCACAAACCTCTCGTAACTCGAGTGATACCAGAGGGTGGATGTGGGCCTGCTGGGCCTTCATGGCCTTAGCGACCCTATCCAAAGGTGTTATTGGGCTTGCGATCCCCGGCATGGTATTTGCTGTTTATTCGATTACTGCGTGGGACTGGAAAATCTGGAAACGACTGCACATCATTAGCGGCACAATTTTATTTTTAGCGATCACTGCGCCATGGTTTGTCCTGGTGGCCCAACGCAATCCTGAGTTTCTGGAGTTCTTTTTTATTCATGAACACCTACAACGATTTACGCAAACAGCCCATAGCCGCACTGGTCCGATTTATTACTTCATACCACTTTTACTAATTGGCTTTTTGCCATGGATTGCGCAAACTCCTGAAGCGCTTGCTCAGGCCTGGCGAGAGCGTAATCGAGAGTTCTCTAGCGGATGGTTACTTACCTGTTGGTTTGCAGTCATCATGGGATTTTTTAGCGTATCCCAATCGAAATTACCCGGATACATCATCCCCGTCTTTCCAGCGCTAGCATTGCTTGTTGGTCACCGCTTAGATCGCAATCTGGGTTTAAGCAACTCACTCGCATTGCCTTGGAAATTACAAGCGCTCTTTTTTGCAATCTTGGGTGGTATTGGCTTTTTCTTTTTAGGCGAAGTCGACAAACAAGCCAGGCCTGATGAAATCGAGTCTTATGCGCAATACCTCTATTGGATAATTGCCGCGCTGATTGCCCTAATTACATTTAGCCTCCTGACGCTCCTGCAAAGCAAACGTAATGGCCTAAGTAGCATTACCAGCTTTGCTTGCGGCTTTTTTCTCTGCGCGATCATTGCCGGAACGGGCCATGAAACTCTGGGACGTGCTGTATCAGGTATTGATCTAGTCGAGAAAGTGAAACTAGGCATTCCGGAAAAAGTGAACTTTTATTCCGTCAGAATTCTAGATCACACAGTGCCGTTCTATCTCGGCAGAACTATGACAATGGTGGAATTTTTAGATGAGTTGAAGTTTGGCGCCCAGCAAGAACCTGAGTTGTGGCTACCTACCTTAGATGCGTTTATCGAACGCTGGAAAGAAGATCAAACTGCTTATGCCTTGATGGTTCCAGAGCAATACATCGAGCTGCAGAAACTCAATGTCCCCATGCAAGAAGTGGGCAGAGATTCTCGGCGCGTGATAGTTAAACACCCAGATTCACAAAGTAGCTCCGCCCAATAA
- a CDS encoding DegT/DnrJ/EryC1/StrS aminotransferase family protein has product MSTTENTPPFIPFTRPHFNQETIDAVAEVLRSGWVTSGPKLAEFEATLSDYFGGRPVRCFANGTATMKIALQVADIGPGDEVITTPISWVATSNVILSVGATPVFVDIDPITRNIDLNQIAAAITPKTRAIMPVYLAGLPVNMDQLYGLAKQYKLRVIEDAAQAFGSQWKGQKIGSIGDLVSFSFQANKNLSTVEGGCLVFNNTDEAKLAEKFRLQGLTRQGMDGMDVDVLGGKDNLTDVNAVIGLHQLKQLPAFQARRGALARMYFDAIRSEMKSHGLENLNLELPVENFTDSNWHMFQVVLPLEQLNVDRAQVMSELKDLGIGTGVHYPLITGFTLYQKLGYQVEATPVARRIGRSILTLPLFPGMADEDIGRIAKGLTGILKKHRKN; this is encoded by the coding sequence ATGTCAACTACTGAAAACACCCCTCCCTTCATTCCTTTTACGCGCCCACACTTCAATCAAGAAACAATTGATGCGGTTGCCGAGGTTTTGCGTTCTGGTTGGGTTACCTCAGGTCCCAAGTTAGCTGAGTTCGAGGCCACCTTGAGTGACTATTTTGGCGGTCGCCCTGTACGTTGCTTTGCTAACGGCACAGCCACAATGAAAATAGCCCTGCAGGTTGCTGATATTGGTCCTGGCGATGAAGTCATCACTACACCGATTTCTTGGGTGGCCACTTCGAATGTGATTCTGAGTGTGGGTGCAACACCCGTATTTGTAGATATTGACCCCATTACACGTAACATTGATTTAAACCAAATAGCTGCAGCCATTACGCCAAAGACTCGAGCCATCATGCCAGTCTATTTAGCTGGGCTACCTGTAAATATGGATCAACTATATGGCTTGGCTAAGCAATACAAGCTACGTGTGATTGAAGATGCAGCGCAAGCATTTGGGTCGCAGTGGAAAGGTCAAAAGATTGGGAGTATTGGTGACCTTGTGAGTTTTAGTTTTCAGGCAAACAAAAACTTATCCACTGTTGAAGGCGGCTGTCTTGTTTTTAACAATACTGATGAAGCAAAGCTCGCAGAGAAGTTTCGCCTTCAAGGTCTCACACGCCAAGGCATGGATGGAATGGATGTGGATGTACTGGGTGGCAAAGATAATTTGACTGATGTGAATGCAGTCATTGGTCTGCATCAACTCAAGCAGTTGCCAGCGTTTCAGGCGCGCAGAGGTGCTTTGGCCAGAATGTACTTTGATGCGATTCGAAGTGAAATGAAATCTCACGGCTTAGAAAATCTCAATCTAGAACTGCCCGTGGAGAACTTCACCGACAGTAACTGGCACATGTTTCAAGTTGTGCTGCCGCTTGAGCAATTAAATGTGGATCGCGCGCAGGTGATGTCTGAACTCAAAGATCTGGGTATTGGTACTGGCGTTCACTACCCTTTGATTACTGGATTTACGCTTTATCAAAAGCTGGGGTATCAAGTAGAAGCGACTCCCGTGGCAAGGCGTATTGGCCGCTCTATTTTGACTCTCCCCCTTTTTCCAGGCATGGCAGATGAAGATATTGGCCGTATAGCCAAGGGTTTGACTGGAATTCTGAAGAAACATCGTAAAAACTAG
- a CDS encoding glycosyltransferase, whose translation MTANLATQACNPTLSIVIPVYNEEDGLQALFDRLYPALDVMASKRNIAYEVVFVNDGSKDRSAGILAKQVELRPDVTRAVLFHSNFGQHMAIMAGFEYSRGEYIITLDADLQNPPEEIDALVNELLKGHDYVGTIRANRRDSFFRKFASRAMNHLRQKITRITMTDQGCMLRGYSRRIVDLVRQCDESNTFIPALAYTFASNPTEITVKHEERFAGESKYSLYQLIRLNFDLVTGFSVMPLQIFSILGMLLAMAAGSLFIYLLVRRFVLGAEVEGVFTLFALTFFLIGVMLFGLGLLGEYIGRIYQQVRERPRYVVQTVLEKK comes from the coding sequence ATGACTGCAAATTTAGCTACCCAAGCCTGCAATCCAACGCTCAGCATTGTCATTCCCGTTTATAACGAGGAAGACGGCCTGCAAGCCCTCTTTGATCGCCTTTATCCTGCGCTAGATGTCATGGCCAGTAAGCGCAACATTGCTTATGAAGTGGTGTTTGTGAATGATGGCAGCAAGGATCGATCCGCCGGCATCTTGGCAAAGCAAGTTGAACTGCGCCCTGATGTCACACGTGCGGTGTTATTTCATAGCAACTTTGGTCAGCATATGGCGATCATGGCTGGCTTTGAATACTCCCGCGGCGAATACATCATCACCCTCGATGCTGACTTGCAGAATCCCCCGGAAGAAATCGATGCATTGGTAAATGAATTACTAAAAGGTCATGACTACGTTGGCACTATTCGCGCCAATCGTCGCGATAGCTTCTTCAGAAAATTTGCTTCACGTGCAATGAATCATTTGCGCCAAAAAATTACTCGTATTACGATGACTGATCAAGGATGCATGCTGCGTGGCTATAGCCGACGTATTGTTGATCTCGTACGTCAGTGCGATGAAAGCAACACCTTTATTCCGGCACTGGCTTATACATTCGCATCCAACCCAACTGAAATTACCGTCAAACATGAAGAGCGTTTTGCTGGTGAGTCAAAATACAGCCTCTATCAACTCATTCGCTTGAACTTTGACTTAGTGACCGGCTTTTCCGTCATGCCTTTGCAGATTTTCTCGATCCTGGGCATGTTGCTGGCAATGGCTGCGGGCAGTCTGTTTATCTACCTTCTGGTTCGCCGCTTTGTGCTCGGCGCTGAGGTTGAAGGGGTGTTCACCCTCTTCGCTCTCACCTTCTTCCTGATTGGCGTGATGCTATTTGGTCTTGGTCTACTCGGTGAGTACATCGGCCGCATCTACCAACAAGTTCGCGAGCGTCCACGCTATGTTGTGCAAACTGTCTTAGAGAAAAAATAA
- a CDS encoding formyltransferase, which translates to MHAVVFAYHDVGVNCLKALLGAGIQIDLVVTHQDDPNENIWFGSVSKLCEDQQIPYITPNANQLMELIPQLQKLTPDYLFSFYYRHMIPAELLACAKIGALNMHGSLLPKFRGRAPVNWAILQGATETGATLHMMEVKPDAGDIVGQSAVSIGPNETATDVFGKVSRAAITVINQALPELIQGRIPRKPNNLAQGSYFGGRKPADGQILWHQTAQQVHNLVRAVAPPYPGAFTDWQGQRRIVARTSLEGPFPRELDLQAPGIQVVDNQVFGVCGDQKAVAILDWFPANS; encoded by the coding sequence TTGCACGCAGTCGTCTTTGCTTATCATGATGTTGGCGTTAACTGCCTTAAGGCATTACTGGGTGCAGGCATTCAGATTGATCTAGTAGTTACCCATCAAGATGATCCCAATGAGAATATTTGGTTCGGGAGCGTTTCGAAACTGTGTGAGGATCAACAGATTCCTTACATCACTCCAAATGCGAATCAGCTGATGGAGCTCATACCGCAACTTCAAAAACTAACACCTGATTACCTTTTTTCCTTTTACTACCGCCACATGATTCCGGCAGAACTCTTGGCCTGCGCCAAGATTGGTGCCTTGAATATGCACGGCTCATTGCTGCCAAAGTTCCGTGGGCGGGCACCTGTTAATTGGGCTATCTTGCAGGGTGCAACAGAAACAGGCGCAACATTGCACATGATGGAAGTTAAGCCGGATGCGGGTGACATTGTGGGACAGTCAGCCGTTTCGATTGGACCCAACGAAACTGCCACCGATGTCTTTGGCAAAGTCAGCCGGGCAGCCATCACGGTAATCAACCAGGCTCTACCCGAGCTTATTCAAGGCCGCATCCCTAGAAAACCCAATAATCTGGCTCAGGGAAGCTATTTTGGGGGCCGCAAGCCTGCCGATGGACAAATTCTGTGGCATCAGACTGCTCAGCAGGTTCATAACCTCGTCAGAGCCGTTGCACCCCCTTATCCAGGCGCTTTTACAGACTGGCAAGGTCAGCGCAGAATTGTGGCTCGGACCAGCCTAGAAGGCCCATTTCCGAGAGAGCTAGATCTTCAGGCTCCCGGCATCCAAGTGGTTGATAATCAGGTATTCGGCGTTTGTGGTGACCAAAAAGCGGTAGCGATACTGGACTGGTTCCCAGCAAATAGCTAA
- a CDS encoding bifunctional UDP-4-keto-pentose/UDP-xylose synthase, protein MKKVLILGVNGFIGHHLSKRILETTDWHVYGMDMQNDRLGDLVSHPRMHFFEGDITINKEWVEYHIRKCDVILPLVAIATPATYVQQPLKVFELDFEANLPIVRSAVKYKKHLVFPSTSEVYGMCEDSEFDPAKSNMVYGPINKPRWIYACSKQLMDRVIWGYGMEGLRFTLFRPFNWIGPGLDSIYTPKEGSSRVVTQFLGHIVRGEPINVVDGGAQKRAFTYIDDGIDALMRIIDNKDGIADGKIYNIGNPKNNHSIRELANQMLDIARSIPEYAKMANEVKIVETTSGAYYGEGYQDVQNRVPAIDNTMTELGWKPTINMSDALKNIFEAYRHDVENARHLVDKE, encoded by the coding sequence ATGAAAAAAGTACTCATTCTTGGCGTAAATGGCTTTATTGGCCATCACCTTTCAAAGCGCATCCTAGAGACAACTGATTGGCATGTCTATGGCATGGATATGCAAAATGATCGTCTTGGTGATTTAGTGAGTCATCCTCGCATGCATTTTTTTGAAGGTGACATCACCATTAATAAAGAATGGGTTGAATACCATATCCGTAAATGTGATGTCATCCTACCCTTAGTAGCGATTGCGACGCCAGCAACATATGTTCAGCAGCCATTAAAAGTATTTGAGCTCGACTTCGAAGCTAACTTACCAATCGTGCGCTCAGCAGTTAAATACAAAAAGCATTTGGTCTTCCCATCCACATCCGAGGTTTATGGCATGTGTGAAGATAGTGAGTTTGATCCGGCCAAATCCAATATGGTTTACGGCCCAATCAACAAGCCACGCTGGATCTATGCCTGCTCTAAACAATTGATGGATCGCGTAATCTGGGGTTATGGCATGGAAGGTTTGCGCTTCACCCTCTTTCGTCCATTTAACTGGATTGGCCCTGGACTTGATAGTATCTACACACCAAAAGAAGGCTCTTCCCGTGTAGTTACTCAGTTCTTAGGTCATATCGTTCGCGGCGAACCCATCAACGTAGTTGATGGTGGCGCGCAAAAACGTGCCTTTACTTATATTGATGATGGTATCGACGCCTTGATGCGCATCATCGACAATAAAGATGGCATTGCTGACGGCAAGATCTACAACATTGGTAATCCAAAGAATAATCACTCTATTCGTGAGCTCGCCAATCAGATGCTGGATATCGCCCGTAGCATTCCAGAATATGCAAAGATGGCGAATGAAGTAAAGATTGTAGAAACTACTTCTGGCGCTTACTACGGCGAAGGCTATCAGGATGTTCAGAACCGTGTACCTGCAATTGATAACACGATGACTGAATTAGGCTGGAAGCCGACTATTAATATGAGTGATGCGCTGAAGAATATTTTCGAAGCCTATCGCCATGATGTAGAAAACGCACGTCATTTAGTTGACAAAGAATAA
- a CDS encoding polysaccharide deacetylase family protein, with translation MAKIALKVDVDTLRGTKEGVPNLARTLERFGLKATFLFSLGPDHTGWALKRVFRPGFLKKVSRTSVVEHYGIKTLLYGVLLPGPDIGKQAAAEMRAIDAAGHETGIHTWDHVAWQDAVRHRDAQWTKAQMQKSWDRFVEIFGHSPVTYGAAGWQMNEAAFEQLDQWGIQYSSDGRAEPNLMPYRFDLPSGKAKHVQYPTTLPTFDELIGIDDADEFAAVKKLLEITQSNPNDQVFTLHAELEGQKLLPAFEQLLIGWLNQGHDLVTMGELHQSWAATKQLDKIAVQPVSWGEIPNRSGELILQAV, from the coding sequence ATGGCCAAGATTGCACTCAAGGTAGATGTTGATACTCTGCGCGGGACCAAAGAAGGCGTCCCCAACCTAGCGCGTACGCTTGAGCGCTTTGGCCTGAAAGCCACCTTCCTATTTAGCCTAGGCCCTGACCACACTGGCTGGGCACTCAAGCGGGTCTTTAGGCCAGGCTTTCTTAAGAAAGTGAGTCGCACCTCCGTTGTTGAACACTACGGAATTAAGACTTTGCTCTACGGTGTTCTTCTTCCTGGTCCGGATATTGGCAAACAAGCTGCCGCTGAAATGCGCGCCATAGATGCGGCTGGTCATGAGACTGGCATTCACACTTGGGATCACGTAGCTTGGCAAGATGCTGTGCGTCATCGCGATGCCCAATGGACTAAAGCACAGATGCAAAAAAGCTGGGATCGTTTTGTAGAGATCTTTGGTCACTCACCAGTCACTTATGGCGCTGCTGGCTGGCAAATGAATGAGGCAGCCTTTGAGCAACTTGACCAATGGGGTATTCAATATTCTTCCGATGGCAGGGCTGAACCTAACTTGATGCCTTATCGTTTTGACTTGCCTTCTGGCAAAGCAAAACATGTTCAATATCCAACTACCTTACCAACTTTTGATGAGCTGATTGGAATTGATGATGCCGATGAATTTGCTGCTGTAAAGAAGCTCCTAGAGATCACCCAAAGCAATCCAAATGACCAGGTATTTACTCTGCATGCAGAGCTAGAAGGTCAAAAGCTTTTACCCGCCTTTGAGCAATTGCTAATTGGGTGGCTAAACCAAGGTCACGACCTAGTTACTATGGGGGAGCTGCATCAATCCTGGGCAGCCACCAAGCAACTGGATAAAATAGCTGTACAGCCAGTCTCCTGGGGGGAAATCCCCAACCGAAGTGGCGAACTCATTTTGCAAGCAGTTTAA
- a CDS encoding peroxiredoxin: MTVEIGKSMPQCAIPATSGLTFTPDSAKGKKLVVYFYPKDMTPGCTAESGEFRDNIDAFTKANTLIVGVSRDSLKSHDNFRSKLELPFELVADTEETLCQLFGVMKMKNMYGKQVRGVERSTFLFDSSGKLVKEWRGLKIPGHVTEVLQAAQATK, encoded by the coding sequence ATGACAGTAGAAATTGGTAAATCAATGCCCCAATGTGCAATCCCGGCAACATCAGGATTGACCTTTACCCCAGACTCAGCCAAAGGCAAAAAATTGGTTGTCTACTTTTATCCAAAAGATATGACTCCGGGTTGCACCGCCGAGTCTGGTGAGTTTCGGGACAACATTGATGCCTTCACCAAAGCCAATACTTTGATCGTTGGTGTATCTCGAGATAGCCTCAAATCTCACGATAATTTCCGAAGCAAACTAGAGCTGCCATTCGAACTCGTTGCCGACACCGAAGAAACCCTATGTCAGCTTTTTGGCGTCATGAAAATGAAGAACATGTATGGCAAGCAAGTTCGTGGCGTCGAACGCAGCACCTTCCTGTTTGACTCTTCGGGCAAGCTAGTTAAAGAGTGGCGTGGCCTTAAGATTCCCGGACATGTGACAGAGGTATTACAAGCAGCTCAAGCAACCAAATAA
- a CDS encoding PhoH family protein has protein sequence MPLPPIPTQIAGQVKVNSKDTPDLKKRPAPAKTVVMESHAPDWAADVEEDLSDAEVVLEKIKSDHTPVVVRSGRSDNKIANVPEKPKRINRTGPPSLFVLDTNVLMHDPSSLFRFSEHDLFLPMTTLEELDNHKKGMTEVARNARTVSRSLDQLVAGTSGTLDDGIPLSKLGNQDVSGRLFFQTKLTTQALPEGLPEGKGDNLILAVVSELQKTRKGQEVVLVSKDINMRIKARALGLPAEDYFNDQVLEDRDLMYSGVMALPADFWPKHGKDMESWADGKSGTMFYRVTGPSVLGMLVNQFVYQENPDGSTPFYAQVKEINGKTALLQTLRDFSHQKNNVWSVTARNREQNFAMNLLMNPDVDFVTLLGQAGTGKTLLALAAGLEQVLDSKRYNEIIITRATVPVGEDIGFLPGTEEEKMQPWMGAFDDNLEVLQRNEDGSAGEWGRAATQELIRSRIKVKSMNFMRGRTFVSKFVIIDEAQNLTPKQMKTLVTRAGPGTKIICLGNIAQIDTPYLTEGSSGLTYVVDRFKGWRHGGHVTLARGERSRLADHAADAL, from the coding sequence ATGCCATTGCCCCCAATCCCAACTCAAATTGCTGGCCAAGTAAAAGTTAATAGTAAGGACACCCCGGATTTAAAGAAACGTCCTGCGCCAGCAAAAACTGTTGTGATGGAAAGCCATGCGCCAGATTGGGCAGCAGATGTAGAGGAAGATCTTTCTGATGCTGAAGTAGTGCTCGAGAAAATCAAAAGTGATCACACTCCAGTAGTTGTGCGTAGTGGGCGTAGTGATAACAAGATAGCGAATGTTCCCGAAAAACCAAAGCGCATTAATCGTACGGGTCCTCCGAGTCTATTCGTCTTAGATACCAATGTATTGATGCATGATCCAAGCTCTCTGTTTCGCTTCTCCGAGCATGATCTCTTCTTGCCGATGACTACTCTTGAGGAGCTGGATAACCATAAGAAGGGCATGACGGAGGTTGCTCGTAACGCCCGTACAGTAAGCCGCTCCTTAGATCAATTAGTAGCCGGTACCAGCGGCACATTAGACGATGGTATTCCCCTTAGTAAGCTTGGCAATCAAGACGTATCTGGTCGACTTTTTTTCCAGACAAAGCTCACTACCCAAGCACTACCAGAGGGCTTGCCTGAAGGTAAGGGCGATAACCTCATCTTGGCAGTAGTAAGCGAGCTACAAAAGACACGTAAAGGTCAGGAAGTTGTTCTGGTATCTAAAGATATCAATATGCGCATTAAGGCGCGCGCTCTGGGTTTGCCTGCTGAAGATTACTTCAACGACCAGGTCTTAGAAGATCGCGACTTAATGTATTCCGGAGTCATGGCATTACCAGCAGACTTTTGGCCAAAGCATGGCAAAGACATGGAGAGCTGGGCTGACGGTAAATCTGGAACAATGTTTTATCGCGTAACCGGCCCTTCAGTTCTCGGCATGTTAGTAAATCAGTTTGTCTATCAAGAAAACCCCGATGGCTCAACACCCTTCTACGCACAAGTCAAAGAGATCAACGGCAAGACCGCCCTCCTACAAACCCTGAGAGACTTCTCTCATCAGAAAAATAATGTATGGAGTGTGACCGCACGCAATCGCGAGCAGAACTTTGCCATGAATCTGCTCATGAATCCTGACGTAGATTTTGTAACATTATTAGGTCAAGCGGGTACCGGTAAAACCTTGCTGGCCTTAGCTGCCGGCCTGGAGCAAGTGCTAGATAGTAAGCGCTATAACGAGATCATCATCACCCGAGCTACTGTTCCTGTAGGTGAAGATATTGGCTTTTTACCGGGTACTGAAGAAGAGAAGATGCAGCCTTGGATGGGTGCATTTGACGACAACCTTGAGGTGCTACAACGTAACGAAGACGGCAGCGCTGGTGAATGGGGTCGTGCTGCCACACAAGAATTGATTCGTTCACGCATTAAAGTAAAGAGTATGAACTTCATGCGCGGCAGAACTTTTGTCAGCAAGTTTGTGATTATTGATGAAGCGCAGAATTTAACTCCAAAGCAAATGAAAACCTTGGTGACTCGTGCAGGCCCAGGAACCAAGATTATTTGTTTAGGTAATATTGCTCAGATCGACACACCTTACTTAACTGAAGGCTCTTCAGGCCTAACTTATGTGGTGGATCGCTTCAAAGGCTGGCGTCATGGTGGACATGTGACCCTGGCTCGCGGTGAGCGCTCCCGTCTTGCGGATCATGCTGCTGACGCACTCTAA
- a CDS encoding C40 family peptidase: protein MLLTHSNQTLSCRTLIGCGIFICTLAILSGCSSFGSKNNAAKVTQFKQDTSVGTEDISIAAIGLVGVPYRYGGNNPNGGFDCSGLIAYVYNKSANIKLPRTVQEMSNRGQSVDNGPPAPGDLVFFNTTGTKYSHAGIYVGQGRFVHAPSAGGTVRLEYITAPYWAARFTEARRLTP, encoded by the coding sequence ATGCTGCTGACGCACTCTAATCAAACTCTCTCATGCCGCACTCTGATAGGGTGCGGCATTTTTATTTGCACCCTAGCAATACTGTCGGGTTGCAGCAGTTTTGGCTCAAAGAATAATGCGGCTAAAGTTACCCAATTCAAACAAGATACTAGCGTGGGTACTGAAGATATCTCGATTGCCGCAATAGGTTTGGTGGGCGTACCCTATCGCTATGGTGGCAATAATCCCAACGGGGGGTTTGATTGCAGTGGCTTAATTGCTTATGTCTACAACAAGTCTGCGAACATCAAGCTACCAAGGACTGTTCAGGAGATGAGCAATCGAGGTCAAAGTGTAGATAATGGCCCACCTGCACCTGGCGACCTGGTGTTCTTCAATACTACTGGCACAAAGTACTCGCATGCAGGCATTTATGTCGGTCAAGGCAGATTTGTGCATGCCCCAAGCGCTGGTGGAACTGTACGCTTAGAGTACATTACTGCTCCCTATTGGGCAGCAAGGTTTACTGAGGCTAGAAGATTAACACCTTAA